In the genome of Veillonellales bacterium, the window TGGTATATCACATTAAGGAGGAATGTTCATGTCACTCGTTACTTCTAAAGAGATGTTTAAAAAAGCCTATCAAAATCAATATGCCGTTGGAGCATTCAACGTAAACAACATGGAAATAATTCAAGGAATCGTTGATGCAGCCAAAGAAGAGCAAGCTCCACTTATTCTTCAGGTTTCAGCTGGAGCACGTAAATATGCCAAGCATGTTTACCTGATTAAACTTGTAGAAGCGGCGCTAGAAGATTCAGGATTACCCATTTGCTTGCATCTGGATCATGGAGAAGACTTTGAAATCTGCAAATCCTGTGTCGATGGCGGTTTCACATCCGTTATGTTTGACGGATCGAAACATCCGTTTGAAGAAAATATTGCCATCACTAAAAAAGTGGTAGAATATGCACATGCCCATGGTGTAGTAGCGGAAGCGGAATTAGGACGTCTAGCCGGCGTAGAAGACGCACTAAAGGTTAATACCAAGGATGCTACCTATACGGATCCCGATCAGGCAGTCGAATTTGTCGAACGAACCGGCGTAGACTCTTTGGCTATAGCCATAGGAACCAGTCATGGTGCCTATAAATTTAAAGGCGAACCGAGTCTGGATTTTGCCCGTTTAGAAAAAATCACCAACATGCTTCCTAATTACCCATTAGTCCTGCATGGCGCTTCCACTGTTCTGCCTGAATTTGTTGAGAAATGCAATAAATATGGCGGCCAAATTAATGGCGCGCAGGGTGTACCGGAAGAAATGCTGTTGCGCGCCGGCAAACTAGGTGTTTGCAAAATC includes:
- the fba gene encoding class II fructose-1,6-bisphosphate aldolase yields the protein MSLVTSKEMFKKAYQNQYAVGAFNVNNMEIIQGIVDAAKEEQAPLILQVSAGARKYAKHVYLIKLVEAALEDSGLPICLHLDHGEDFEICKSCVDGGFTSVMFDGSKHPFEENIAITKKVVEYAHAHGVVAEAELGRLAGVEDALKVNTKDATYTDPDQAVEFVERTGVDSLAIAIGTSHGAYKFKGEPSLDFARLEKITNMLPNYPLVLHGASTVLPEFVEKCNKYGGQINGAQGVPEEMLLRAGKLGVCKINIDTDLRLAMTASIREHFITNPSDFDPRQYLKPARNAIKNMVKHKIRNVLNCSNRL